A genomic region of Mycolicibacterium poriferae contains the following coding sequences:
- a CDS encoding acyl-CoA dehydrogenase family protein, protein MDFTLNDEQELLRNGLTRFLATRYDLEKSRAAAKTGLGWQPDIWRAFAEELGILGAALPEEYGGIGGGPVEMMLIAEALGHALVIEPYVDTAVVAAGLLRRAGGDAAAELVEKIASGTAIVTVAATEPTSGENWRDVTTVAERDGDDWVLRGTKIVSASTPLASHVLVTARTSGARTDADGISLFLVEVGSSTPGLTLHHYRTVDDRRASDIALEGVRLPSDALVGGAGVAWPWLTRARDEGAAAVCAEAVGCMRKVLADTVEYCKQRQQFGQPIGGFQVLQHRMVDMYMHVEQAAAAALLAILKLDADEVTRARAVSAAKVTVGRAAQFVGQQAVQLHGGMGMTEELAIGHYFKRLTALQFEFGSTDHHVSRYAQASVAG, encoded by the coding sequence ATGGATTTCACACTCAACGACGAACAGGAACTGCTTCGCAACGGGCTGACCCGGTTCCTGGCCACGCGCTACGACCTGGAGAAGAGCCGCGCGGCCGCCAAGACGGGCCTGGGCTGGCAGCCCGACATCTGGCGGGCGTTCGCCGAGGAGCTGGGCATCCTGGGCGCTGCGTTGCCCGAGGAGTACGGCGGCATCGGCGGTGGCCCCGTCGAGATGATGCTCATCGCCGAGGCTTTGGGCCACGCGCTCGTGATCGAACCGTACGTCGACACCGCCGTCGTCGCGGCCGGCCTGCTGCGGCGCGCCGGCGGGGACGCCGCCGCCGAGTTGGTGGAGAAGATCGCCTCGGGCACCGCGATCGTCACGGTCGCTGCCACAGAGCCGACCTCGGGCGAGAACTGGCGTGACGTGACGACCGTGGCCGAGCGCGACGGAGACGACTGGGTGCTGCGTGGGACCAAGATCGTCTCAGCGAGCACCCCGCTGGCCAGCCATGTGCTGGTGACAGCGCGGACCTCCGGTGCCCGCACCGACGCCGACGGGATATCGCTCTTCCTGGTCGAGGTCGGGTCGTCGACGCCGGGATTGACCCTGCACCACTACCGCACCGTCGATGACCGGCGCGCCTCCGACATCGCTTTGGAGGGTGTCCGTCTGCCTTCCGACGCCCTTGTCGGCGGGGCGGGAGTCGCCTGGCCCTGGCTGACCCGAGCCCGCGACGAGGGCGCGGCGGCGGTGTGCGCCGAGGCAGTCGGGTGCATGCGCAAGGTTCTCGCCGACACCGTCGAGTACTGCAAGCAACGCCAGCAGTTCGGGCAGCCGATCGGCGGCTTCCAAGTGCTCCAGCACCGCATGGTGGACATGTACATGCACGTGGAGCAGGCCGCCGCGGCAGCGTTGCTCGCCATCCTCAAGCTGGACGCCGATGAGGTGACCCGGGCTCGCGCGGTGTCGGCGGCGAAGGTGACCGTCGGCCGGGCCGCGCAGTTCGTCGGCCAGCAGGCCGTTCAGCTGCACGGCGGAATGGGCATGACCGAGGAGCTCGCGATCGGGCACTACTTCAAGCGGTTGACCGCGCTGCAGTTCGAGTTCGGCTCGACCGACCACCACGTCAGCCGCTACGCCCAGGCGTCCGTAGCCGGGTGA
- a CDS encoding acyl-CoA dehydrogenase family protein: MDLEWSATDLAFRDEVRTFLAEKLTPELRRAGQLMTSVYADHDASMEWQRILHERGWAAPAWPVAHGGCDWSLTQHYIFSRESQLAGAPSLSPMGIRMVAHAIIKFGTDEQKDYFLPRILTGEVFFCQGYSEPEAGSDLAALSMAARDDGDHLVCTGSKIWTTHAREANWMFALVRTSRSDKKQRGITFVLIDMSAPGIEIRPLVMTSGEEVQNQVFFDDVRVPKANVIGDIDDGWTVAKYLLEFERGGGATAPALQVMAEDIATVSAQQPGPSGGRLLDDPAFAHKLAELRIRTEVLEILEYQVLAVVAAGGNPGAKSSMLKVLSTELSQALTELAMEAAGPRGRVYQPHATYPGGPIADFTPPQHDYVSGEPWQAVAPLRYFNDRAGSIYAGSNEIQRNILAKAALGL; the protein is encoded by the coding sequence ATGGATCTGGAGTGGTCGGCCACCGATCTCGCGTTCCGCGACGAGGTGCGCACCTTTCTCGCCGAGAAGCTCACGCCGGAGCTTCGACGCGCTGGCCAGCTGATGACGAGCGTGTACGCCGACCACGACGCCAGCATGGAGTGGCAACGCATCCTGCACGAACGGGGCTGGGCCGCACCGGCCTGGCCGGTCGCTCACGGCGGTTGCGACTGGAGCCTGACCCAGCACTACATTTTCAGCAGGGAGTCGCAGCTCGCGGGGGCACCGTCGCTGTCCCCGATGGGTATCCGGATGGTGGCCCACGCGATCATCAAGTTCGGCACCGACGAACAGAAGGACTATTTCCTGCCCCGCATCCTCACGGGTGAGGTGTTCTTCTGTCAGGGCTACTCCGAACCAGAGGCCGGGTCGGACCTGGCGGCGTTGTCGATGGCCGCCCGCGACGACGGTGACCACCTGGTCTGCACCGGCAGCAAGATCTGGACCACCCATGCGCGGGAAGCCAATTGGATGTTCGCGCTCGTGCGCACCAGCCGCAGCGACAAGAAGCAACGTGGTATCACCTTCGTGCTCATCGACATGTCCGCTCCTGGGATCGAGATTCGTCCTCTGGTGATGACGTCCGGCGAAGAAGTCCAGAACCAGGTGTTCTTCGACGACGTGCGGGTGCCCAAGGCCAACGTCATCGGCGACATCGATGACGGTTGGACGGTGGCGAAATACCTGCTCGAGTTCGAGCGCGGTGGCGGCGCGACGGCCCCGGCACTGCAGGTGATGGCTGAGGACATCGCGACGGTGTCGGCCCAGCAACCAGGCCCGAGCGGCGGGCGGCTTCTCGATGACCCCGCCTTCGCACACAAGCTGGCCGAGCTGCGGATCCGTACCGAGGTGCTCGAAATCCTCGAATACCAGGTGCTTGCCGTGGTCGCCGCGGGCGGAAACCCCGGCGCCAAGTCGTCGATGCTCAAGGTGCTGTCCACTGAACTGAGCCAGGCGCTCACCGAGCTCGCGATGGAGGCCGCCGGCCCACGGGGGCGCGTCTACCAACCACACGCGACATACCCGGGCGGCCCGATCGCCGACTTCACGCCCCCGCAGCACGACTACGTCAGCGGTGAACCCTGGCAAGCCGTCGCTCCCCTGCGGTACTTCAACGACCGCGCCGGCTCGATCTACGCCGGCAGCAACGAGATTCAGCGCAACATCCTGGCGAAAGCAGCATTGGGGCTTTAG